The genomic stretch CTTAATGGATGGACAGCCAATATCCGTTCGCCAGGATCAGGCCCTTTATCGACTCCTTTTAGCGGGCTATCTCTGCAATCAGGCCAGTCTGATAGAGAAAGACGGCCGCTGGCTGGTAGATGGCGATCCCACTGAGGGGGCTTTAATCGTGGTCGCCAGAAAGGCCGGTCTTAGCGAAGAGGAGCGAAGGCACTATCCCCGGATAGACCTCCTGCCCTTTGACTCCGATCGCCAGTTTATGGTTAGTCTTCACGAAACTAAAGACGGACACCTGGCCTTCCTCAAAGGAGCTCCAGAAAAGGTCCTCCAGCTCTGCGGCCAGGAGGCCGTGGCCTTCTTTCCCCAGGTGGAGGAGCTTGCCCGATCCGGGCTGCGGGTTCTGGCTGTGGCCGAGAAAGACCTCACTCCTCCCCTTACGGATGAGGCCGTCTATAGCGGAGGCTGGCGTCTTCTGGGGCTGATTGGGATGATGGACCCTCCACGACCAGAGGCCATGGAGGCCATCTCCCTTTGTCATCGCGCCGGGATAAGGGTCAAGATGGCCACCGGCGATCATCCCCTGACGGCCCAGGCCATTGGTCAGCTTCTGGGTTTAAAAGGCGAGGCCATAGAGGGTCAGAGGCTCGAGAAGCTTGAAGAGCAGAAGTTCTCCCAGGTAGCCGCAAAGACCGAAATCTTTGCCCGGGTCACCCCGGCCATCAAACTTCGGCTCGTCCGGGCCCTTAAGGGGCAGGGAGAGATTGTGGCCATGACCGGAGACGGGGTCAATGATGCCCCGGCCCTTAAGGCAGCCGATATCGGAATTGCCATGGGAAGCGGCACCGATGTGGCCAAAGAGGCCTCAGACATGGTTATTACTGACGACAATTTCGCCAGCATAGTGGCCGCGGTAGAAGAAGGACGAACAGTCTTTGACAACTTGCGCAAAACTATTCTTTTTATCTTTCCCACCAATGGGGGGGAGTGTCTCATCCTTCTAGGGGCCATAGCCTTGGCTACCACCCTTCCGGTCTTGCCGCTTCATATTCTCTGGATAAATCTGGTAACTACTGTGGCCCTGGCGGTAGCTTTGGCCTTTGAGCCCCGGGAAGATGGAGTCATGGACCGTCCTCCCCGCCCTCCAAAGGCTCCTCTTCTGGAGGGATACCTCATCAGCCGGATGGCCCTGGTATCCTTTCTGATGGCCGCTCTGGCCTGGGGAGGCTTTGAGTGGTGGTTTAAGAGATCGGGTCAGGTGACTGAGGCTCGGGCCCTGGCCGTCAATGTTATTGTCTTTCTAGAGGCCTTCTATCTTCTTAATTGCCGAAGGCTCCTGGCCCCGGTGCTCTCCGTGGGAGATCTTTGGCAGAATCGGGCCGTAATTTTAGGGCTTCTGGCTATTGTCCTCCTACAGGCAACCTTTACCTATGTTCCCTTCTTTAACAGGGTATTTTCCGTTGAGCCTTTTGCCCCCTGGGTATGGCTGGTAATCATGGGGGCTGGTCTCGTATTCTTCCTCCTTATAGAGCTAGAGAAGACCATAAGTCGTCATCTGAGGAGGAGTAGGTGAAGGAATTCCTCTTTCTTGTTGGAGGCTTTGCCCTACTCCTTTCTGGCGGGCATTTTCTGGTAGAGGGGGCTGCCGCCCTAGCCAAAAGGCTCCGCGTCTCTGACAGGGCCATCGGACTAACGGTAGTGGCCTTCGGAACGTCGGCCCCGGAGCTTTTAGTAAATATTATTGCCGCTATTAAGAAGAGCCCGGATTTGGCTATCGGAAACATCCTGGGCTCCAACATCGCCAACATCCTTCTTATATTAGGAGCCTCATCCCTGGTATACCCCCTGACCATTCATTTGGGCACGGTCTGGAAGGAAATCCCTTTCAGCCTCCTGGCGGTTATTGTCCTTTTTTTTATGGCCAACGATGGTCTTTTGGATGGCCTTCCTTCGATGATCTCTCGCTCCGATGGACTGGTGCTCCTGTCATTCTTTGCCATCTTTCTCTTCTACGCCTTTGGCCTCGATCGGCGGGAGGAGATAGACTATCAGGTGAAACCCCTTCCCTGGGGGTTGGCTCTCCTTATGACCACGGGGGGCATTATCGGTCTGGGGCTGGGGGGAAACATGGTTGTTGATGGGGCCAGGGGGCTGGTGATCCTCCTGGGAGTCTCTCAGGCCTTTATTGGGCTAACTATTGTCGCCCTGGGGACCTCTTTGCCCGAGCTGGTGACCTCGGTGGTAGCGGCCTTCAAAAAGAAGACCGAAATCGCCGTGGGGAATGTGGTGGGCTCCAATATCTTTAACATCTTCTGGATTCTGGGGATTACCGCCAGTGTTTCGCCCATACCCTTCCGGGCCAGCCTAAATCTGGACATCGGCATGGTCATATTGGCCACCCTGGCCCTCTTTGTCGGTCTCTTTCTGGGACGAACCCACGAGCTCGACCGCAAGAAGGGTTTTCTCTTCCTCTGTATGTACTTTACTTACTTGGCCATTTTGGCCTTGCGGGAGAGGTAAGGTTCCAGACGTCTGATAAGGGGCCGGAGCCGGGCCTTTAGCCAGTCCAGGAGCCTTTTGGCCCAGGGAAGCTCACTGGAGAGGATCCCCAGGGCCAGGGGAATGACCACCGTTGCCGGACCAGGCAGGACTATCATCGCCACTCCTATCAGGAGGAGAATCAAACCGAAGGCAATTTTGACCAGGCGCTTAATCTGACGCATAAAAAGACCTTAATGGAGATTGGTTCTTTTATCTAGTTGCTTTTCCCTTGAAAATGGCCCCCTGCTGGAGTAGGAAAAGACGACTTTGAAAGAACTTTCTTCCGGGAGTGGTCATATGCCAAAGGCCTTGCGTTGGAAGTTTGCCTTGCTTGTCCTCCTCACCCTGGCGTCTGTAGCCATTGTCCTGCCGTCATTCTACCCCGATCTTCCCGGCTGGTGGAAAAAATATCTTTATAGCCAAGGGCTCAAACTGGGACTTGACCTTCAAGGCGGTATGCATCTGGTCCTCAAGGTAGATATCGATCAGGCGGTCAAAAACGCCACCGAGGCTGCGGCTCGAGATCTGAAAGATGTCCTGGCCCGGAAGGGCATCACCGTGGTTCGTCTGGAATCAGAGCCCGGTAAGATAGTCTTCTCCCTACCCAATAAAAAGGCCCTGGCCCGGCTCAAAGAGATCCTCAAGGAGGATTTTCCTGATCTTCAAATAGTCCGCATTGATGAGACCAAGGCCTTTCCCCAGGTGGTTTTGAAGCTCTCTGAGGAGAGAGAAAAATTTATCCGCGAAAACTCCGTAGCCCAGTCCCTGGAGATAATCCGCAATCGCATCGACCAGTTCGGAGTAGCCGAACCGGTCATCGTTCGTCAGGGAGAGGACATGATCGTTGTCCAGCTCCCTGGAGTCAAGGATCCGGAGCGGGCCCTTAAGCTTATCGGTCAAACAGCCCAGTTGGAGTTCAAGCTGGTAGATGATGAAGCTGGGGTTGATGTGGCCCGCCTCATCCGCCAGGCAATAGAAGAGGGGCGCCTCAAGCCCGATGCCTCCCGAAAGGAGGTCAACCGGGCCTTAAGGGGCTACATTCCCGCTGATGACGAGGTCTATTTCTTGGTGGAGAGGGATCCCCGCACCGGACGGACCACCAAGACCCCTATCCTTCTTAAAAAGAAGACCCTTATGACTGGCGACATGGTCAAAACGGCCCATGTCCGCATTGGTGGCCCCTACAATGAACCCTATGTGGCCCTTGAGCTTACTGACCGGGGAGCCCGGGTCTTTGAACGCATTACCGAAGAGAATGTGGGCAAGCGTCTGGCCATTGTTCTGGATGATGTCGTTCGCTCGGCTCCGGTCATCAGAGAGAAGATAACTGGAGGACACGCTCAGATAACCGGTTCCTTCACCCATGAGGAGGCCTCGGACTTGGCTATTGTCCTTCGGGCCGGAGCCCTGCCAGCCCCGGTCAAGGTAATTGAGAATATCACCGTTGGTCCGAGTCTGGGGGCCGACTCCATTCGCAAAGGGCTTACTTCCGGCTTAATCGGGGCGGCCCTAGTCATTGTCTTCATGGTCATCTATTACCGCTTCTCGGGCCTGGTAGCCGATGTGGCCCTCTTTTTAAACATCATCTTCCTTTTGGCCGTCCTTTCTCTTTTCCGGGCCACCCTTACCCTACCCGGTATTGCCGGAATCATCCTGACCATGGGCATGGGGGTGGACTCCAACGTCCTTATCTTTGAACGCATGCGTGAGGAAATGGCCCTGGGCAAACCTCCTCGAGCAGCCATCTATGGTGGCTACGACAAGGCCTTTTGGACCATTGTTGACGCCCACGTAACCACCCTCATTACCGCCCTGGCCCTTTTTCTCTTTGGCACTGGC from Thermosulfuriphilus ammonigenes encodes the following:
- a CDS encoding cation-translocating P-type ATPase, with amino-acid sequence MEPRPWHSLTPEEVALYLETDLSRGLEARAAQERLTRFGPNRLPTGPRRGILARILDQFRDLLIYVLLATAGVSLALGEFVDAAVILAVVVINAIIGFVQESQAEAALEALKEMLSPKATVLRGGETEIIPAEELVPGDLIVLTAGAKVPADARVIWSKGLLTNEAALTGESLPVEKISDPLPEDTPLADRRNMIYSGTLALSGEGRAIVVATGAATEFGKIAQMMAGVEPPKTPLTRKLEIFSRKVTFVILVFAVFTFLLGYLRRLPFEESFMAAVALAVSAIPEGLPVIMTVALAIGVKRMARRGAIIRYLPSVETLGSTTVICTDKTGTLTRNEMTVTRIILADGRKLEVEGVGYAPQGRILMDGQPISVRQDQALYRLLLAGYLCNQASLIEKDGRWLVDGDPTEGALIVVARKAGLSEEERRHYPRIDLLPFDSDRQFMVSLHETKDGHLAFLKGAPEKVLQLCGQEAVAFFPQVEELARSGLRVLAVAEKDLTPPLTDEAVYSGGWRLLGLIGMMDPPRPEAMEAISLCHRAGIRVKMATGDHPLTAQAIGQLLGLKGEAIEGQRLEKLEEQKFSQVAAKTEIFARVTPAIKLRLVRALKGQGEIVAMTGDGVNDAPALKAADIGIAMGSGTDVAKEASDMVITDDNFASIVAAVEEGRTVFDNLRKTILFIFPTNGGECLILLGAIALATTLPVLPLHILWINLVTTVALAVALAFEPREDGVMDRPPRPPKAPLLEGYLISRMALVSFLMAALAWGGFEWWFKRSGQVTEARALAVNVIVFLEAFYLLNCRRLLAPVLSVGDLWQNRAVILGLLAIVLLQATFTYVPFFNRVFSVEPFAPWVWLVIMGAGLVFFLLIELEKTISRHLRRSR
- the secD gene encoding protein translocase subunit SecD; translated protein: MPKALRWKFALLVLLTLASVAIVLPSFYPDLPGWWKKYLYSQGLKLGLDLQGGMHLVLKVDIDQAVKNATEAAARDLKDVLARKGITVVRLESEPGKIVFSLPNKKALARLKEILKEDFPDLQIVRIDETKAFPQVVLKLSEEREKFIRENSVAQSLEIIRNRIDQFGVAEPVIVRQGEDMIVVQLPGVKDPERALKLIGQTAQLEFKLVDDEAGVDVARLIRQAIEEGRLKPDASRKEVNRALRGYIPADDEVYFLVERDPRTGRTTKTPILLKKKTLMTGDMVKTAHVRIGGPYNEPYVALELTDRGARVFERITEENVGKRLAIVLDDVVRSAPVIREKITGGHAQITGSFTHEEASDLAIVLRAGALPAPVKVIENITVGPSLGADSIRKGLTSGLIGAALVIVFMVIYYRFSGLVADVALFLNIIFLLAVLSLFRATLTLPGIAGIILTMGMGVDSNVLIFERMREEMALGKPPRAAIYGGYDKAFWTIVDAHVTTLITALALFLFGTGPIKGFAVTLSAGIVINLFTAIFGTRLVYDWLISRGRTPNINFLQIVKNPKIDFMGFRKLAFGLSGLLVALGILAFVQISLGRANLGVDFAGGTMAYYRSEKAFDLEAVRKALDKAGISGYQLQQVKGENLLIIKVKRQEETVGDLEAQIREVLNQNFPDHHFRLESKSEIGSAISQELKRKAIIAISISLVGIILYLAFRFDVSFGVAAAAATFHDVLTVLGILYLLNREISLLIVTALLTLAGYSLTDTVVVFDRIRENIRQHRGRLSFKQIINKSVNEMLARTIITSLTTLLVLISLFVFGGIVLKDFALTLILGVIVGTYSSVFVASPIVYLWRRGETPKLG
- a CDS encoding PGPGW domain-containing protein, with amino-acid sequence MRQIKRLVKIAFGLILLLIGVAMIVLPGPATVVIPLALGILSSELPWAKRLLDWLKARLRPLIRRLEPYLSRKAKMAK
- a CDS encoding calcium/sodium antiporter yields the protein MKEFLFLVGGFALLLSGGHFLVEGAAALAKRLRVSDRAIGLTVVAFGTSAPELLVNIIAAIKKSPDLAIGNILGSNIANILLILGASSLVYPLTIHLGTVWKEIPFSLLAVIVLFFMANDGLLDGLPSMISRSDGLVLLSFFAIFLFYAFGLDRREEIDYQVKPLPWGLALLMTTGGIIGLGLGGNMVVDGARGLVILLGVSQAFIGLTIVALGTSLPELVTSVVAAFKKKTEIAVGNVVGSNIFNIFWILGITASVSPIPFRASLNLDIGMVILATLALFVGLFLGRTHELDRKKGFLFLCMYFTYLAILALRER